The following are encoded in a window of Gramella sp. MT6 genomic DNA:
- a CDS encoding HAMP domain-containing sensor histidine kinase: MKNTGKELEERIKELTCLYEVSSIIGNTEVSQLHESFNAIALSLKKGFQYPDQTEIAIETPICSVEAKQINDTFQLTSEIQVFNEQKGCIIAYLNGETSFLIEEKQLLDNVALKIGNLLERIEIQQNEASLKRQMERVDRLGILGEITAGIAHELNTPLANILGFAELLKDEFHEDKHILQDLDKIIENAIFSREVVKKLMFFACEMPQEMQMVNLVPSIKNSLSLLDASFKKAGVKYIVKLDDDKLILRADTIQLTQIIFNLIINAIYFSPKDGLVTIEASQTKNHIILKISDEGPGLSEEALEKVFQPFFTTKPTGDGSGLGLSVVHGIISSHKGLIAVENNKSKGATFTVTLPKS, from the coding sequence ATGAAAAATACGGGAAAAGAGCTCGAAGAACGAATTAAAGAACTTACCTGTTTATACGAAGTATCTTCTATAATTGGAAATACAGAGGTTAGTCAGTTGCATGAAAGTTTTAATGCAATAGCCCTGAGCCTAAAAAAAGGATTTCAATATCCTGATCAAACTGAAATAGCCATTGAAACTCCTATTTGTTCAGTCGAAGCAAAGCAAATAAACGACACCTTTCAATTGACTTCTGAAATTCAGGTTTTCAATGAACAGAAGGGTTGCATTATCGCATATTTAAATGGAGAAACTTCATTCTTAATAGAGGAAAAGCAACTCCTGGATAATGTTGCTTTAAAAATTGGAAACCTCTTAGAACGGATAGAAATTCAGCAAAATGAAGCTTCCTTAAAACGACAGATGGAACGTGTTGACCGCTTAGGAATATTAGGCGAAATTACCGCGGGCATAGCACACGAACTCAATACTCCTCTGGCGAATATACTCGGTTTTGCTGAATTATTAAAAGATGAATTTCATGAGGATAAACATATTTTACAAGATCTAGATAAAATCATTGAAAATGCCATTTTTTCTCGTGAGGTGGTAAAAAAATTAATGTTTTTTGCGTGCGAAATGCCTCAGGAAATGCAAATGGTAAACTTGGTTCCCAGCATAAAAAACTCGCTTTCATTATTAGATGCATCGTTTAAAAAGGCGGGTGTAAAATACATTGTGAAATTAGACGATGATAAACTTATTCTGCGGGCAGACACCATACAGCTTACCCAAATCATTTTTAATTTAATAATCAACGCAATCTATTTCTCACCTAAAGATGGCCTGGTGACCATTGAGGCTTCGCAAACTAAAAATCATATCATTTTAAAAATTTCTGACGAAGGACCTGGTTTATCCGAAGAAGCATTGGAAAAAGTTTTCCAACCATTTTTTACTACAAAACCTACCGGTGATGGTTCCGGGCTGGGTTTAAGTGTCGTGCATGGAATTATATCCAGTCATAAAGGGCTTATTGCTGTAGAAAACAATAAAAGTAAAGGTGCCACTTTCACGGTAACTTTGCCTAAATCTTAA
- a CDS encoding sigma-54 dependent transcriptional regulator — translation MKFKKENILIVDDDIQILELLQRHLHSWSYHTYKAVSVKEAVQILRDTQIDLLITDLKMPEIDGMELIKFVSEHYPHLPKLVVTGYPSLQDSLVAIKSGVVDYLTKPFTKNELKQAVDKSLGINNETNGTRLNSEIKTDKAYGEIIGNSEKINDIIQIIERVKDNKATIFIKGESGTGKELVARAIHYQGKFSRAPFIAVNCGGIPENLLEAELFGYTKGAFTGAEKNRDGFFQAAKGGTIFLDEIGNASTTVQSRLLRVLQEKEVVKVGAQKAEKIDLRIIAATNSNLKELIKKGSFREDLYYRLTVVEIEVAPLRERKDDIPLLTEKFLFKYGVEYKDRFIKIDPEASAILFRYDWPGNIRELENVIQRAVIMCDKIVTVEHLPDSLKYNIDFPEQELHPLKEMEKRYIQKVLNATNNNKTKAAEILGIDRKTIRQKLSG, via the coding sequence ATGAAATTTAAAAAAGAAAATATATTAATTGTAGATGATGACATCCAAATCCTTGAATTATTGCAGCGTCATTTGCACTCATGGAGTTATCATACCTACAAAGCAGTATCGGTTAAAGAAGCTGTTCAAATATTGCGCGATACACAGATTGACTTACTGATTACCGATCTTAAAATGCCCGAAATAGACGGTATGGAGCTTATCAAATTTGTATCAGAACATTATCCACACTTGCCCAAACTAGTGGTGACTGGCTATCCATCACTTCAGGATTCATTGGTTGCCATTAAGTCTGGCGTGGTAGATTATTTAACCAAGCCTTTTACAAAAAATGAGTTAAAACAAGCGGTCGATAAATCTTTAGGAATTAATAATGAGACTAATGGTACTAGATTAAATTCGGAAATCAAAACTGACAAAGCCTATGGTGAAATTATTGGAAACTCAGAAAAGATAAATGATATTATCCAGATTATTGAGCGGGTAAAAGATAACAAAGCAACCATATTCATTAAGGGCGAGAGTGGAACGGGGAAAGAACTTGTAGCACGTGCTATACATTATCAAGGGAAATTTTCCAGAGCACCATTTATTGCAGTCAACTGCGGCGGTATTCCGGAAAACTTATTGGAAGCGGAATTATTTGGTTATACTAAAGGTGCCTTTACAGGAGCAGAAAAGAACCGGGATGGATTCTTCCAGGCGGCTAAAGGGGGTACGATTTTTCTCGATGAAATAGGAAACGCATCCACTACCGTTCAATCCCGTTTACTACGAGTACTACAAGAAAAAGAAGTTGTTAAGGTAGGAGCTCAGAAAGCAGAAAAAATAGATTTGCGCATCATTGCAGCAACCAATAGTAACCTGAAGGAGTTAATTAAAAAAGGTAGTTTTAGAGAAGACCTTTATTATCGTTTGACTGTAGTGGAAATTGAGGTAGCACCTTTGCGGGAACGTAAAGATGATATTCCTTTATTAACTGAAAAATTTCTTTTTAAATATGGTGTGGAATATAAAGACCGCTTTATAAAAATAGATCCGGAAGCTTCAGCTATTTTGTTTCGATATGATTGGCCAGGTAATATACGTGAACTGGAAAATGTGATTCAGCGAGCTGTTATTATGTGCGATAAAATTGTAACGGTCGAACATCTTCCTGATTCTTTAAAATACAATATAGACTTCCCTGAGCAGGAACTTCATCCTTTAAAAGAAATGGAAAAACGATATATCCAAAAAGTTTTGAATGCAACCAATAATAATAAAACAAAAGCAGCCGAAATTTTAGGAATTGATAGAAAAACCATCAGGCAAAAACTTTCAGGTTAA
- a CDS encoding GreA/GreB family elongation factor — protein sequence MKYGSLIIEKKEYVYLKRILNISGYVEDFETQKSLQLLINELKNAQIVDETDMPDDVIRFNSKIRISSEKACKKNLELVIPSQQDRKKGKISVLTQLGAALFGHSKGDIMEYNFPSGSQKLKITDVKQEKSEKKISIKI from the coding sequence ATGAAGTATGGTAGTTTAATAATAGAAAAAAAAGAGTATGTGTATTTAAAGCGTATACTCAATATTTCAGGATATGTTGAAGATTTTGAAACTCAGAAATCGTTGCAGCTGTTAATCAATGAATTAAAAAATGCTCAAATAGTAGATGAAACCGATATGCCAGATGATGTAATTCGGTTTAATAGCAAAATCAGAATATCCTCTGAAAAAGCGTGTAAAAAAAACTTAGAACTTGTGATTCCATCCCAACAGGACAGAAAGAAAGGAAAAATATCCGTTCTTACTCAATTGGGAGCTGCTCTTTTTGGTCATTCTAAAGGAGATATTATGGAATATAACTTTCCTTCGGGCAGTCAGAAACTAAAAATTACTGATGTAAAACAAGAAAAAAGCGAAAAAAAAATTTCTATAAAAATTTAA
- a CDS encoding DNA starvation/stationary phase protection protein, translated as MNTNIGITKENREIVAEILSVLLADEFVLYTKTLGAHWNLEGHDFHTKHLFFEEHYNSIKKTIDGVAERIRKIGSYAPATLQQFLDLTHLNENSINGNSSQDYIKTLLKDHYTIIQFVRGIISEIEEKHNDAGTADFLTGLMMEHEEMAWMLRASISIKSTIKNG; from the coding sequence ATGAATACAAATATTGGAATTACAAAAGAAAATAGAGAAATAGTAGCAGAAATACTGAGCGTACTTTTGGCTGATGAATTCGTGCTTTACACAAAAACTCTAGGTGCACATTGGAACCTTGAAGGACACGACTTCCATACGAAACATTTGTTTTTCGAAGAGCATTATAACAGCATCAAGAAAACCATCGATGGTGTTGCTGAACGAATCCGTAAAATCGGATCTTACGCTCCTGCCACTTTACAGCAGTTTCTGGACTTGACTCATTTAAACGAAAACTCTATAAATGGCAATTCTAGCCAGGATTATATTAAGACACTCTTAAAAGATCATTACACTATTATTCAATTCGTTAGGGGGATAATTTCTGAGATAGAAGAAAAACACAATGATGCAGGTACAGCCGATTTCCTTACCGGATTAATGATGGAACATGAAGAAATGGCCTGGATGCTTAGAGCAAGTATATCAATAAAAAGCACTATTAAAAACGGATAA
- a CDS encoding TVP38/TMEM64 family protein, translating into MNTTSLETASVEKSKTPLYISISIVILIIGSYFFIPNVQEFLNESWNVLTSNDNQKIQNWVDGFGWFGPLLLVVCMVAQMFLLVIPSIALMVVSILAYGPVWGSFILLVSIFTASSIGYWIGRYFGPVIVQKLIGQKSERKIAGFLQDYGFWAVIVTRLNPFLSNDAISFVGGILKMGYWRFIGATLVGIAPLTVFIAIIGESTDALKSGLLWGSLVSLVIFGVYVYWDKKKKKK; encoded by the coding sequence ATGAATACTACCTCCCTGGAAACTGCTTCGGTAGAAAAAAGCAAAACTCCACTTTACATTTCAATTTCTATTGTGATCCTGATTATTGGTTCTTATTTCTTTATACCCAACGTTCAAGAATTTCTAAATGAAAGCTGGAATGTGCTCACCAGTAATGATAACCAAAAAATCCAGAATTGGGTGGATGGATTTGGCTGGTTTGGGCCACTTCTGCTTGTTGTTTGTATGGTCGCGCAAATGTTTCTACTGGTGATTCCATCCATAGCCCTGATGGTGGTTTCGATTTTGGCCTATGGTCCTGTTTGGGGAAGTTTTATATTGTTGGTGTCTATTTTTACCGCTTCTTCTATCGGATACTGGATAGGCCGTTATTTTGGGCCGGTGATTGTACAAAAGCTGATAGGACAAAAATCAGAAAGGAAAATTGCCGGTTTTCTCCAAGATTACGGGTTTTGGGCAGTGATTGTTACAAGGCTTAACCCATTCCTGTCAAATGACGCGATTAGTTTTGTTGGGGGGATATTAAAAATGGGATATTGGCGTTTTATTGGCGCCACTTTGGTTGGGATTGCTCCGCTAACAGTTTTTATTGCGATAATTGGCGAAAGCACCGATGCTTTAAAAAGCGGATTATTGTGGGGTTCCCTGGTAAGTCTGGTAATTTTTGGAGTCTATGTTTACTGGGATAAGAAAAAGAAGAAGAAATAA